One part of the Corynebacterium sp. CNCTC7651 genome encodes these proteins:
- the menE gene encoding o-succinylbenzoate--CoA ligase, with product MTNLLELAYVDPADPLALMPVLEEALTGRRTILPVPANDPVRVNLLRNTLAPGEAVEADAAIVVSTSGSTGTPKGALLSTANLVASADATHQALGGEGQWLLAMPAAYIAGIQVLVRSMVAGVQPAALDLSHGFNVAEFAARAAELARTGERCYTALTPMQLDKAMSTLQGIDALRRFTAVLIGGAAANPQLLDAARRLRINPVTTYGASETSGGCVYDGVPIPGAQVRIRDGRIHLGGPMVARGYRRLESPDLAGGWFRTSDAGMLIDGHLHISGRIDHVIDSGGLKLHPEVLERVLLLIDGVSDACVVGVPDTRLGERICAAYEGSAAVPDVLDALDDLVDAGELARWQVPKELKRVAALPLLGPGKLDRAAARELF from the coding sequence GTGACTAACCTCCTCGAGCTCGCCTATGTCGACCCGGCAGACCCACTGGCGCTCATGCCCGTGCTCGAGGAGGCGCTGACCGGACGGCGCACCATCCTCCCCGTCCCCGCGAACGACCCCGTGCGCGTCAACCTGCTGCGCAACACCCTCGCGCCGGGGGAGGCGGTGGAGGCGGATGCTGCGATCGTCGTCAGTACTTCGGGCTCAACCGGGACCCCGAAGGGAGCGCTGCTGAGCACGGCGAACCTTGTTGCCAGCGCGGATGCGACGCACCAGGCGCTCGGCGGCGAGGGGCAGTGGCTGCTCGCGATGCCCGCCGCCTACATCGCCGGGATCCAGGTGCTGGTGCGCTCGATGGTCGCGGGGGTGCAGCCGGCCGCGCTCGACCTTTCGCACGGCTTCAACGTCGCGGAGTTCGCCGCGCGCGCCGCCGAGCTGGCCCGCACCGGCGAGCGCTGCTACACCGCGCTCACCCCGATGCAGCTGGACAAGGCCATGTCCACCCTCCAGGGCATCGATGCTTTACGACGCTTCACCGCCGTCCTCATCGGCGGAGCCGCCGCAAACCCGCAGCTCCTTGACGCGGCCCGCCGCCTGCGTATCAACCCCGTGACCACCTACGGCGCCTCCGAAACCTCCGGCGGCTGCGTCTACGACGGCGTCCCCATCCCCGGCGCCCAAGTCCGCATCCGCGACGGCCGCATCCACCTCGGCGGGCCCATGGTCGCGCGCGGCTACCGCAGACTCGAGTCCCCCGACCTCGCTGGAGGCTGGTTCCGCACCTCCGACGCAGGCATGCTTATCGACGGTCATTTGCACATCTCCGGCCGCATCGACCACGTCATCGATTCCGGGGGCTTGAAGCTCCACCCCGAGGTGCTCGAGCGTGTGCTGTTGCTTATCGACGGCGTTTCAGACGCCTGCGTCGTCGGGGTCCCTGATACTCGCCTCGGCGAGCGCATCTGCGCCGCGTACGAGGGGTCGGCGGCGGTGCCGGACGTGCTGGACGCGCTGGACGATTTGGTTGACGCCGGCGAGCTCGCCCGCTGGCAGGTGCCGAAAGAGCTCAAGCGCGTCGCCGCCCTGCCCCTGCTCGGCCCCGGCAAGCTGGACCGCGCCGCCGCCCGCGAGCTCTTCTAG
- a CDS encoding DASS family sodium-coupled anion symporter, with product MSTPVTHQSSALSDGDLAKSPEPGEWRRQLIGLILGVALAILVYYIFPTGAGDTVANSPGAKEGVEYTSQAMRIVAAATVLMGVWWMTEAIPLAATALLPIAIFPVMGVAPFKEVASPYAASTIFLFMGGFLIALGLQRWNLHRRLALVVVKIVGTSPKRIILGFMLATGFMSMWVSNTATAVVMLPIGMSVLMLTAESVGGMENQKRFATALMLAIAYSASIGSLGTLIGTPPNALMAGYMKEAHDITIGFGQWMLVGLPVAIIFTFIAWWLLITIFKPEVDQIPGGKELIDNEIKKLGPWTFPQVMVGIIFLLAALSWIIIPLLRTNLGLKFPYDDAIVGIIAGLLMFIIPASKDGKRLLDWESANEMPWDVLLLFGGGLSLSAMFTSTGLSLWIGEAAKGLSVLPMFLLIFAVAVLIIFLTELTSNTATAATFLPIMGGVAVGIGLTASTEMNVMLLCIPVALAATCAFMLPVATPPNAIAYSSGYVKMNEMIKAGIWLNIIGSVLISLATYFIAVPVFGLVL from the coding sequence GTGTCTACTCCCGTGACCCACCAGTCGTCCGCCCTCTCGGACGGCGACCTGGCTAAGAGCCCGGAACCGGGCGAGTGGCGCCGCCAACTCATCGGCCTCATCCTTGGCGTGGCGCTGGCCATTCTTGTGTACTACATCTTCCCGACGGGCGCGGGCGACACCGTCGCAAACTCCCCGGGCGCCAAGGAGGGCGTGGAGTACACGTCCCAGGCCATGCGCATCGTCGCCGCCGCGACCGTGCTCATGGGCGTGTGGTGGATGACGGAGGCGATTCCGCTCGCCGCCACCGCCCTGCTGCCGATCGCGATCTTCCCCGTCATGGGCGTGGCGCCGTTCAAGGAGGTCGCGTCCCCGTACGCCGCCTCCACCATCTTCCTGTTCATGGGCGGCTTCCTGATCGCCCTCGGTCTGCAGCGCTGGAACCTGCACCGCCGCCTGGCGCTGGTTGTGGTGAAGATCGTGGGCACCAGCCCGAAGCGCATCATCCTGGGCTTCATGCTGGCCACCGGCTTCATGTCCATGTGGGTGTCCAACACCGCGACCGCCGTGGTGATGCTGCCGATCGGCATGTCCGTGCTCATGCTCACCGCCGAGTCCGTGGGCGGCATGGAGAACCAGAAGCGCTTCGCCACCGCGCTGATGCTGGCGATTGCGTACTCCGCCTCCATCGGCTCCCTGGGCACCCTGATCGGTACCCCGCCGAACGCGCTGATGGCCGGCTACATGAAGGAAGCGCACGACATCACCATCGGCTTCGGCCAGTGGATGCTGGTCGGCTTGCCGGTGGCCATCATCTTCACCTTCATCGCGTGGTGGCTGCTGATCACCATCTTCAAGCCTGAGGTGGACCAGATCCCGGGCGGCAAGGAGCTCATCGACAACGAGATCAAGAAGCTCGGCCCCTGGACCTTCCCGCAGGTCATGGTCGGCATCATCTTCCTGCTGGCCGCGCTGTCCTGGATCATCATTCCGCTGCTGCGCACCAACCTCGGCTTGAAGTTCCCGTACGACGACGCCATCGTGGGCATCATCGCCGGCCTTTTGATGTTCATCATTCCGGCGTCCAAGGACGGCAAGCGCCTCCTGGACTGGGAGAGCGCGAACGAGATGCCGTGGGACGTCCTGCTCCTCTTCGGCGGCGGCCTGTCCCTGTCCGCCATGTTCACCTCCACCGGCCTGTCCCTGTGGATCGGTGAGGCTGCAAAGGGCCTGTCCGTCCTGCCGATGTTCCTCCTGATCTTCGCCGTCGCCGTGCTGATCATCTTCCTCACCGAGCTGACCTCCAACACCGCAACCGCCGCGACGTTCCTCCCGATCATGGGTGGTGTGGCCGTGGGTATCGGCCTGACCGCCTCCACCGAGATGAACGTGATGCTGCTCTGCATCCCGGTCGCGCTCGCCGCAACGTGCGCGTTCATGCTGCCGGTGGCCACCCCGCCGAACGCGATCGCGTACTCCTCCGGCTACGTCAAGATGAACGAGATGATCAAGGCCGGCATCTGGCTGAACATCATCGGCAGCGTCCTGATCTCCCTGGCGACGTACTTCATCGCCGTCCCGGTCTTCGGCCTCGTGCTGTAG
- a CDS encoding enolase C-terminal domain-like protein: MSANATLAGMELPTVDDILARAHVVALPMAVRFRGVTTREALLIDGPAGWGEFSPFLEYAPAEAAAWLASGIEAAYLGLPAAEGSVEVNGTVPAVPPAEVEAVLARFPGVRTFKIKVAEKGHSLDDDRLRINRVRQLRPDAALRVDANRGWTVEEAVAAERALTETGPLEYIEQPCATVEELAEVSPRVVELGAAQVGVVKQAPLGGVRTLLGIGRELGLELTVASALDTAVGIDAGLVAAKLAGSRAAGLATQRLFVEDVAPERPLIDGCLPITRTIPDPERLHGLKAPGERRDWWFERVRACYPLIRGKVDINPRTNL, from the coding sequence ATGTCAGCCAACGCTACGCTGGCCGGCATGGAGCTGCCCACCGTCGACGACATCCTCGCCCGCGCCCACGTGGTCGCCCTCCCGATGGCGGTGCGCTTCCGCGGCGTGACCACGCGCGAAGCACTGCTCATCGACGGCCCCGCCGGCTGGGGCGAATTCTCCCCCTTCCTGGAGTACGCGCCCGCGGAGGCCGCCGCCTGGCTCGCCTCCGGCATCGAGGCCGCCTACCTCGGGCTCCCCGCCGCGGAAGGCTCGGTGGAGGTCAACGGCACCGTCCCCGCCGTGCCCCCCGCCGAGGTCGAGGCCGTGCTCGCGCGCTTCCCTGGCGTCCGCACGTTCAAAATCAAGGTCGCCGAAAAAGGGCACTCGCTTGACGACGATCGCTTGCGCATCAACCGCGTCCGCCAACTCCGCCCTGATGCCGCCCTCCGCGTGGACGCCAACCGCGGGTGGACCGTCGAGGAGGCCGTCGCCGCCGAACGTGCGCTGACCGAGACTGGCCCGCTCGAGTACATCGAGCAGCCTTGCGCCACCGTCGAGGAGCTCGCCGAGGTGTCACCACGGGTGGTGGAGTTGGGGGCGGCTCAGGTTGGCGTCGTCAAGCAAGCGCCCCTTGGTGGGGTACGTACCCTGCTGGGGATCGGGCGCGAGCTGGGGCTGGAGCTGACGGTGGCCAGCGCCCTGGATACCGCGGTGGGGATTGACGCGGGGCTGGTCGCGGCGAAGCTTGCCGGGTCGCGCGCGGCGGGGCTGGCCACGCAGCGGCTGTTTGTGGAGGACGTCGCGCCGGAGCGCCCGCTTATCGACGGCTGCTTACCCATCACCCGTACCATCCCCGACCCGGAACGGCTGCACGGCCTGAAGGCTCCGGGGGAGCGGCGGGACTGGTGGTTCGAGCGCGTCCGGGCGTGCTACCCCCTGATTCGGGGGAAGGTGGATATTAACCCGCGCACAAATCTGTGA
- a CDS encoding YidH family protein: MSTQRDDRSWFARRVFPDGEEPDPRFTLANERTYLAWTRTALAFLAGGIALGAFDIHGVHPQHQKAVAVLVILGGLCIAGGAAVRWVHVERAMRHGRPLPVPAIVPVLSLIVAVALAVTAVMILV, from the coding sequence ATGAGCACCCAGCGCGACGACAGGTCCTGGTTCGCCCGGCGCGTCTTCCCCGACGGCGAAGAGCCGGACCCGCGCTTCACCCTGGCCAACGAGCGCACGTACCTGGCGTGGACGCGCACGGCGCTGGCGTTTCTGGCCGGCGGGATCGCGCTCGGGGCGTTTGATATCCACGGCGTGCACCCGCAGCACCAGAAAGCGGTGGCGGTGCTGGTGATCCTGGGCGGGCTGTGCATCGCGGGCGGCGCGGCCGTGCGGTGGGTGCACGTGGAGCGCGCGATGCGCCACGGCCGCCCGCTGCCGGTGCCCGCGATCGTGCCCGTGCTGTCCCTGATCGTGGCGGTGGCGCTGGCCGTGACCGCCGTGATGATCCTGGTGTAG
- a CDS encoding DUF202 domain-containing protein, with the protein MHADPGLQPERTSMSWSRTAISMLVVSSILLRWGDVYGAGVLALIAGLVACSAFVVLSNRADYLREVRGIRDERVAPALWRVVVLSCAVLALGVGAIALVLAT; encoded by the coding sequence GTGCACGCGGATCCTGGGCTGCAGCCGGAGCGCACCTCCATGTCCTGGTCGCGCACGGCGATCTCGATGCTGGTGGTGTCTTCGATCCTGCTGCGTTGGGGGGACGTGTACGGCGCGGGCGTGCTGGCGCTGATCGCGGGGCTGGTGGCGTGCAGCGCGTTCGTGGTGCTGTCCAACCGCGCCGACTACCTGCGCGAGGTGCGCGGCATCCGGGACGAGCGGGTAGCGCCGGCACTGTGGCGGGTGGTGGTGCTGTCGTGCGCGGTGCTGGCGCTGGGTGTGGGGGCGATCGCGCTGGTTTTGGCCACGTAG
- a CDS encoding 1,4-dihydroxy-2-naphthoyl-CoA synthase — protein sequence MSYSTEQPFDASQWRAVEGFDFTDITYHRHVGTTRADGIVRIAFNRPEVRNAFRPHTVDELYAALDDARRDPSIGTVLLTGNGPSAKDGGWAFCSGGDQRIRGRSGYQYATTHDSDDAAATAEGVDEARVKAEGGRLHILEVQRLIRTMPKVVIAVVNGWAAGGGHSLHVVCDLTIASRQEARFKQTDADVGSFDAGYGSAYLAKMVGQKFAREIFFLGRTYGAEEMQRMGAVNIVADHGELEAEAIRAAREINTKSPTAQRMLKFAFNLTDDGLMGQQVFAGEATRLAYMTDEAVEGRDSFLEKRPPNWEQFPYYY from the coding sequence ATGAGCTACTCCACCGAGCAGCCTTTCGACGCCAGCCAGTGGCGCGCCGTCGAGGGGTTCGATTTCACCGACATCACCTACCACCGCCACGTGGGCACCACGCGCGCGGACGGCATCGTGCGCATCGCGTTCAACCGGCCCGAGGTGCGCAACGCATTCCGGCCCCACACGGTGGATGAGCTGTACGCAGCGCTTGACGACGCTCGAAGGGATCCGTCGATAGGCACCGTGCTCTTAACCGGCAACGGGCCGAGCGCGAAGGACGGGGGCTGGGCGTTCTGCTCGGGCGGCGACCAGCGGATACGCGGGCGCTCCGGGTACCAGTACGCGACGACGCACGACAGCGACGACGCGGCCGCGACCGCGGAGGGTGTGGATGAGGCGCGCGTGAAGGCCGAGGGCGGCCGGCTGCATATTTTGGAGGTGCAGCGGCTGATTCGCACCATGCCGAAGGTAGTGATCGCGGTGGTGAACGGGTGGGCGGCCGGCGGCGGGCACTCGTTGCACGTGGTGTGTGACCTCACTATCGCCTCGCGGCAGGAGGCGCGGTTCAAGCAGACCGACGCGGACGTCGGGTCCTTCGACGCCGGCTACGGCTCCGCCTACCTGGCCAAGATGGTGGGGCAGAAATTCGCGCGCGAGATCTTCTTCCTCGGCCGGACGTACGGCGCCGAGGAGATGCAGCGCATGGGTGCGGTGAACATCGTCGCCGACCACGGCGAGCTGGAGGCGGAGGCGATCCGGGCCGCGCGGGAAATCAACACCAAGTCCCCCACCGCCCAGCGCATGCTCAAGTTCGCGTTCAACCTCACCGACGACGGGCTCATGGGCCAGCAGGTCTTCGCCGGCGAGGCGACCCGCCTGGCGTACATGACCGACGAGGCCGTCGAAGGCCGCGACTCCTTCCTGGAGAAACGCCCGCCGAACTGGGAGCAGTTCCCCTATTACTACTAG
- a CDS encoding ATP-binding protein produces MQRSPYTPGQIAGEIYGRDRVLEGIRRDLSFVIVEPHFVGRISVFTGPRGVGKTSLLRAAQAFAHDKDFETVFVTAGDAPLIESLVSELERISGSWRGALADTLHALLSSVSVELGPVTFAGELGKSRVVSGGAAQLQQLLVAAGKAAAERSSGLVVFIDEIQSSDADGLRAMAYAWQHMQAENPELPMALYAAGLSHSQDVITDAVSFAERFYYEYLQGLDEQDSTSALVAPAKAKGVSWSAAALEQALSLAQGYPYFLQVIGDCAWEAAGYPGAGSTIDVAQVQGALQRFEQMRSTFFRARWQKATEAEARLLTAMASLGEGPVKRGLVAEAMGKGSTDISMARRALLDKGLIDATSHGFLAFTAPGFAEFIRNETGSE; encoded by the coding sequence ATGCAGCGCAGTCCCTACACCCCGGGCCAAATAGCGGGGGAAATTTACGGCAGGGACCGGGTACTTGAGGGCATCCGGCGAGATCTCTCCTTCGTCATAGTGGAGCCCCATTTCGTGGGGAGGATCAGCGTGTTCACTGGTCCTCGCGGTGTTGGAAAGACCAGTTTGCTGCGGGCCGCACAGGCTTTCGCGCACGACAAGGACTTTGAGACGGTATTTGTCACCGCAGGTGATGCTCCCCTCATAGAGTCGTTAGTCTCCGAGCTGGAGCGAATCTCCGGGAGCTGGCGAGGTGCTCTTGCAGACACCCTCCATGCGCTGCTCTCCTCGGTAAGCGTTGAGTTAGGGCCCGTCACGTTTGCAGGAGAGTTGGGTAAATCTCGCGTGGTAAGCGGTGGAGCTGCGCAACTCCAGCAGCTACTCGTGGCAGCTGGCAAGGCCGCTGCGGAACGATCATCAGGTTTGGTGGTCTTCATCGATGAAATCCAAAGCTCAGATGCGGATGGGCTGCGCGCAATGGCGTATGCCTGGCAGCATATGCAGGCAGAGAATCCCGAGCTTCCAATGGCGTTGTATGCCGCGGGACTTAGCCATTCGCAAGACGTAATCACAGACGCGGTGAGTTTCGCGGAACGCTTTTACTACGAGTATCTGCAAGGACTGGATGAGCAGGATTCGACTAGTGCTCTCGTGGCTCCTGCCAAGGCCAAGGGTGTCAGCTGGTCTGCGGCGGCGCTGGAGCAGGCACTATCGCTGGCTCAGGGGTATCCCTACTTTCTTCAGGTGATTGGAGACTGCGCCTGGGAGGCAGCGGGGTATCCCGGTGCGGGTTCGACTATCGATGTTGCCCAAGTACAGGGTGCACTCCAGCGCTTCGAGCAAATGCGGAGTACCTTTTTCCGCGCTCGTTGGCAGAAAGCAACCGAAGCAGAAGCGCGGCTTTTAACGGCTATGGCTTCGTTGGGGGAGGGACCTGTTAAGCGCGGTCTTGTCGCCGAGGCGATGGGGAAAGGCAGTACCGATATCAGCATGGCCCGAAGGGCTTTGCTGGATAAGGGGTTAATAGATGCCACGAGTCACGGCTTCTTGGCCTTCACTGCTCCCGGATTCGCGGAGTTCATCCGAAACGAAACGGGGTCCGAGTAA
- a CDS encoding 1,4-dihydroxy-2-naphthoate polyprenyltransferase yields MTQPQPGPADSTGSTAPTAPTAPTAPTAPTAPTAPTAPRNAATLADWWQAARPHTWPNAFAPVIAGTGAAAFWGSPHLGKALLALGVAWALIVGVNFANDYSDGIRGTDDDRSGPTRLTASGLARPEDVKLAAFAAFAAAAILGIILAAMSSWWLVLVGAVCILAAWFYTGGSRPYGYSGFGEVAVFIFFGLVAVMGTEFTQSGMVSWEGTLCAVAIGAISASVNLANNIRDIETDAGVGKQTLAVKLGDGAARTLFTVLTLVPFAVSLVLAWGFFPTLAAFAALPFTVASILTVRRGASGKALIPVLGMNGRAMLIWAVITAIALAWGGYLWGQPVQYSTVPVPPTLPFLTVR; encoded by the coding sequence ATGACGCAACCGCAGCCCGGCCCCGCTGACTCGACAGGTTCCACCGCACCCACCGCACCCACCGCGCCCACCGCGCCCACCGCGCCCACCGCACCCACCGCACCCACCGCGCCCCGCAACGCCGCGACGCTCGCCGACTGGTGGCAGGCCGCGCGCCCGCACACCTGGCCAAACGCGTTCGCGCCCGTCATCGCAGGTACGGGAGCCGCCGCCTTCTGGGGATCCCCGCACCTGGGCAAAGCGCTGCTAGCGCTCGGCGTGGCGTGGGCACTGATCGTGGGCGTGAACTTCGCCAACGACTACTCGGACGGCATCCGCGGCACCGACGACGACCGCTCCGGCCCCACCCGCCTCACCGCCTCCGGCCTCGCGCGCCCGGAAGACGTGAAGCTCGCCGCCTTCGCCGCCTTCGCCGCGGCCGCGATCCTGGGCATCATCCTGGCGGCGATGAGTTCGTGGTGGCTGGTGCTCGTCGGCGCAGTCTGCATCCTCGCGGCGTGGTTCTACACCGGCGGCTCGCGCCCCTACGGCTACTCGGGCTTCGGCGAGGTCGCGGTCTTCATCTTCTTCGGCCTCGTCGCCGTCATGGGCACCGAATTCACGCAGTCCGGCATGGTGAGCTGGGAGGGCACCCTCTGCGCGGTCGCGATCGGCGCGATCTCGGCGTCGGTGAACTTGGCCAACAATATTCGGGATATTGAGACTGATGCGGGCGTCGGCAAGCAAACGCTCGCTGTAAAGCTCGGGGACGGCGCAGCGCGCACCCTGTTCACGGTGCTTACCCTGGTGCCCTTCGCCGTCTCCCTGGTCCTAGCTTGGGGCTTCTTTCCGACGCTCGCAGCATTCGCCGCCCTCCCCTTCACCGTGGCCTCCATCTTGACGGTGCGTCGCGGCGCGAGCGGCAAGGCGCTGATCCCGGTGCTGGGCATGAATGGGCGCGCGATGCTGATCTGGGCGGTGATCACCGCGATCGCGCTCGCGTGGGGCGGCTACCTGTGGGGGCAGCCGGTGCAGTACTCGACGGTGCCGGTCCCGCCGACGCTGCCGTTCCTGACGGTGAGGTAG
- a CDS encoding glycosyltransferase family 1 protein, with protein sequence MRVGIVAESFLPNINGVTNSVLRVLEHLKREGHDAIVIAPGAREFQEEVADYLGFPIVRVPTVRIPLVDSLPVGVPTTTVTAALAEFRPDVIHLASPFVLGGAGAFSARQLDVPAVGLYQTDVAGFATKYHAAMVASIAWDWTRTIHNMCEITLAPSSEAIRELESHGIKNVRHWGRGVDAELFHPTRRSDMLRRQWDPSGEKKIVGFVGRLAAEKSVQRLAPLHDDPSIQLVVVGDGPERQPLEAALPGAVFTGALSGEQLARAYASLDLFVHTGEFETFCQAIQEAQASGVPTIGPRAGGPIDLINHGVNGLLLEVDTFEEELPDAAAWILDDARLEDMKLIARESVSDKTWDALCTQLVGYYDEVIRDYNRNVVNLFGRDVALPGWARVPRLRGA encoded by the coding sequence ATGCGTGTGGGAATTGTTGCTGAGTCCTTTCTGCCCAACATCAACGGCGTGACCAACTCCGTGCTTCGCGTGCTGGAGCACCTGAAGCGTGAGGGGCACGACGCGATTGTGATCGCGCCGGGCGCGCGCGAGTTCCAGGAGGAAGTGGCGGATTACCTCGGCTTTCCCATCGTGCGCGTGCCCACGGTGCGCATCCCGCTGGTGGATTCCCTGCCCGTCGGTGTCCCCACCACTACCGTGACGGCGGCCCTGGCTGAGTTCCGCCCGGACGTGATTCACCTGGCCAGCCCGTTTGTGCTCGGCGGCGCGGGTGCGTTCTCCGCCCGCCAGCTGGACGTGCCGGCGGTGGGCCTGTACCAGACGGACGTCGCCGGTTTTGCCACCAAGTACCACGCGGCGATGGTGGCGTCGATCGCGTGGGATTGGACCCGCACCATCCACAACATGTGCGAGATCACGCTCGCGCCGTCCTCGGAGGCGATCCGCGAGCTGGAGAGCCACGGCATCAAGAACGTCCGCCACTGGGGCCGCGGCGTGGACGCGGAGCTGTTCCACCCCACCCGCCGCTCCGACATGCTGCGCCGCCAGTGGGACCCGTCGGGGGAGAAGAAGATTGTGGGCTTTGTGGGGCGCCTCGCCGCGGAGAAGAGCGTCCAGCGCCTTGCCCCGCTTCACGACGATCCTTCGATCCAACTTGTCGTCGTCGGCGATGGCCCGGAGCGCCAGCCGCTCGAGGCGGCGCTGCCGGGTGCGGTGTTCACCGGCGCGCTGTCCGGCGAGCAGCTGGCGCGTGCGTACGCGTCGCTGGACCTGTTCGTGCACACCGGCGAGTTCGAGACGTTCTGTCAGGCCATCCAGGAGGCGCAGGCCTCCGGCGTGCCCACGATCGGGCCCCGCGCCGGCGGCCCGATCGACCTGATCAACCACGGCGTGAACGGCCTGCTGCTGGAGGTGGACACCTTCGAGGAGGAGCTGCCGGACGCGGCGGCGTGGATCTTGGACGATGCCCGCCTGGAGGACATGAAACTCATTGCCCGCGAGTCCGTGTCCGACAAGACCTGGGACGCGCTGTGTACGCAGCTGGTGGGCTACTACGACGAGGTGATCCGCGACTACAACCGCAACGTGGTCAACCTCTTCGGCCGCGACGTCGCTCTGCCCGGCTGGGCCCGCGTGCCGCGCCTCCGCGGCGCTTGA
- the menD gene encoding 2-succinyl-5-enolpyruvyl-6-hydroxy-3-cyclohexene-1-carboxylic-acid synthase: protein MDSIALAARVAEVLARNVTDVVLSPGSRNSPLAYALLAHEDLAVHVRIDERSAAFTALGLARVQKRHVAVVMTSGTAVANAYPAVIEAHMSHTPLAVVSADRPERLVGTGASQTIWQQGIFGRYAATQQVADLEAADAISFAADQVHINVALDTPLVPEGLLGSVGKHRRVGPGRLDSAPAWVDHGEVEVDLSQDTLVIAGDEAWDVPGLEHVPTIAEPTAPTPFHQVHPLAARFFAQSSVSISHDGGDFAASTKPEQVIVVGHPTLHRDVMALLADPEIEVIGITRTATVTGKPDRVGSRVKATGQPTDTWLKICEAAGDVGAETVRTALEDDAFGLTGLHVAAAVCDTLAVGDTLVLGSSNPVRDASLVGMPFDGVDTYSPRGAAGIDGTVSQAVGIALATQALRADEIRAPRTIALMGDLTFLHDANGLIIGPDEPRPGNLTIVVANDNGGGIFEALEPGAEALRGQFERVFGTPHGVSVEKLAEAHGAAYRRAETLPELTQTLVELEAEPEPITVVEVPTTRATRRALAERLRK, encoded by the coding sequence ATGGATTCGATCGCACTGGCCGCCCGCGTCGCGGAGGTCCTCGCCCGCAACGTCACCGACGTCGTGCTCAGCCCGGGTTCGCGCAACTCGCCGCTCGCGTACGCACTCCTCGCGCACGAGGACTTGGCGGTGCACGTGCGTATCGACGAACGCTCCGCCGCCTTCACCGCCCTCGGCCTCGCCCGGGTGCAAAAACGCCACGTCGCGGTGGTGATGACGTCGGGGACCGCGGTGGCGAACGCCTACCCGGCGGTGATTGAGGCGCACATGTCCCACACCCCGCTTGCGGTGGTCAGCGCGGACCGCCCGGAGCGTCTGGTGGGCACCGGCGCGAGCCAGACCATCTGGCAGCAGGGCATCTTCGGCCGCTACGCCGCAACGCAGCAGGTGGCGGACCTCGAAGCGGCCGACGCGATCAGCTTCGCCGCGGACCAGGTGCACATCAACGTCGCGCTGGATACGCCGCTGGTGCCGGAGGGGTTGCTGGGAAGCGTCGGCAAGCACAGGCGCGTGGGCCCCGGCCGGCTGGACTCTGCGCCGGCGTGGGTGGACCACGGCGAGGTGGAGGTGGACCTGAGCCAGGATACGCTGGTCATCGCCGGGGACGAGGCCTGGGACGTCCCCGGGCTCGAGCACGTGCCGACGATCGCGGAACCCACCGCCCCGACCCCCTTCCACCAGGTGCACCCGCTGGCGGCGCGGTTCTTCGCGCAATCGTCGGTAAGCATTTCGCACGACGGCGGAGATTTCGCGGCGTCGACGAAGCCGGAGCAGGTGATTGTGGTGGGCCACCCGACGCTGCACCGCGACGTGATGGCGCTGCTCGCGGACCCGGAGATCGAGGTCATCGGCATCACCCGCACCGCCACCGTCACCGGCAAGCCGGACCGCGTGGGCTCGCGCGTGAAAGCCACCGGCCAGCCGACCGACACGTGGCTGAAAATCTGCGAGGCCGCCGGCGACGTCGGCGCCGAGACGGTGCGCACCGCGCTGGAGGACGACGCCTTCGGCCTCACCGGCCTGCACGTCGCCGCCGCGGTGTGCGACACCCTCGCCGTCGGCGACACGCTGGTGCTCGGCTCCTCGAACCCGGTGCGCGACGCCAGCCTGGTCGGCATGCCGTTCGACGGCGTGGACACCTACAGCCCGCGCGGTGCCGCCGGCATCGACGGCACCGTCTCCCAGGCCGTCGGCATCGCGCTGGCCACGCAGGCGTTGCGTGCCGACGAAATCCGCGCACCCCGCACCATCGCCCTCATGGGGGACCTCACCTTCCTCCACGACGCGAACGGCCTCATCATCGGCCCGGACGAGCCGCGGCCCGGCAACCTCACCATCGTGGTGGCCAACGACAACGGCGGCGGGATCTTCGAGGCACTCGAACCCGGAGCCGAGGCGCTGCGGGGGCAGTTTGAGCGGGTGTTTGGTACGCCGCATGGGGTGAGCGTCGAAAAGCTTGCAGAAGCCCATGGCGCGGCGTACCGCAGGGCGGAAACCCTGCCTGAGCTGACGCAAACCCTGGTGGAGCTCGAGGCGGAACCGGAGCCGATCACGGTGGTGGAGGTGCCCACCACGCGCGCGACGCGCCGGGCCTTGGCGGAGCGGCTGCGGAAGTAA
- a CDS encoding FeoA family protein has protein sequence MAAATERTLFDVPIGDHAVITAAMVDAKLDRRLRELGLRSGAEVTVMQKTAGGGRVVKVRDTHYALDKYALKHILVDVKEPAR, from the coding sequence ATGGCCGCCGCGACGGAGCGCACGCTTTTCGACGTTCCCATCGGCGACCACGCCGTCATCACCGCCGCCATGGTGGACGCGAAGCTGGACCGTCGCCTGCGTGAGTTGGGCCTGCGCAGCGGAGCCGAAGTCACGGTCATGCAGAAGACCGCCGGCGGCGGGCGCGTGGTCAAGGTGCGCGACACCCACTACGCGCTGGACAAGTACGCGCTCAAGCACATCCTTGTGGACGTGAAGGAGCCCGCGCGATGA